TGGGGTTGACCTTTGTCCGGCGGCTGCTTCGCTCAGGTGCGTCCCGGCCCCGGTCCCGCGCGTGGGGAGCTAACTGGGGCCGTTCCCGGCGTGCGCTGGTCCCGGTCCCGGCCCTCCGCGCCCGGCCGGGCCCCGCCGCTGACTCGTGCGTGTCTTGCAGGGCCGCGTCCGGGGCTGTGCGGAGCCGGAGGCCGGGAGCCGGGGGCCGCCCCGCGCAGAGCGATCGGCCACGGCCGGGTGGCGGTGGAGCTGGACAGCAGCGCCGGTGAGGGgcggcctctgtgtgtgtgtgtgtgtgtgtctacagtGCGCTGGTGGGGGTGTACATGTACAGCCtgccggtgtgtgtgtgtacagcgtgctgggtgctgtgtgtgtgtacatgtacagCCTGCCAGTGTGTGTACAGTGCACTAGGCTGTGTGCGTGTACGTACACGTATAGCgtgctgtctgtatgtgtatgtatagtgTGCTGTACGTGTATGTATGTGTACAGCCTGTcgaggggggtgtgtgtttgtacagtgcactgggggtgggggggtgtatgTGTACGGCAGGCCGGGGTGGGTTCTTTTACAGGTACGGTGCTCTAGGCtctgtgtgtgtacgtgtacagTGCACTAGGCTCTCTCTAACAGTGCTATGCATGATGCCTGCGGTACAAAGTGCTGACACTTGGTAATGGATCCGGAAAGCTGCTGTGATTGTTTTAACATGCATGTGACTTGTCTCTTGCAGTGACTTAGGCCTATGAGCTTCTGCACGTACACGCATTTGGATGAAGGAATAGGCCTTCAGCCCTACAGCAGTTTGCCATGCTGATCTTCACAAGCACACCTCAAATAATCTATATTTAAAGTACACAGTGCCTGTCAGTTCCCTATGTGAGCACTGCCAGTCCCATTTGGATGCCTGTCAGTGGAACACGACCACGACCAAGGGAACAATATTTACAAGAAAAATGTAGCCTCTCCACTGCGGCTCCTGTCCAATCTGTGTTAGCCCTCTTGAATACAATGGGACACACTGCTTACTCCTTTTGATGGTAGCTGCTAGAGCTTGGAACACCCTATTTCTCGTTAGTGTAATTCATGTAGAGCTGCATTTCAAGGGGTTCTTCCACAAGATGGGCagtcaggagaactgggttctgcCACACTGTGATTGTGGCTTTATATCTTTCTGTGCCTCCGCCTCCCATCTGCAGGCAGGAAACAATGTTTCACAGGGTGTTGGGAAGCTAAAATGATATTAGTGGAGTGCACGGATCTTTGCATGGGAGGAGCTAGAGAGATGCCAGATACCCTAACAGGCATGATGCGGGTGGAGAAAATCCAGCAATTTAGTTATGTAAAGTGGCATGGCCAGTTACccgtagactttaaggtcagaagggatcgttgtgatcatctagtctgacctcctgcacattgcaggccacagaacctcacccagcctCTCCTGAATATACCCCTAACTTCCGGCAAAGTTACTGCAGTCCTTAAATCAtcatttaaagactttaagttacaGGGAATTCAccactagtttaaacctgtaagtgaccTGTCCCCCGTtgtgcagaggaaggcaaaaaacccccagggtctctgccaatctgacctggaggaaaattcctacGCTAGCATCCAGGCCTGATCTAGTCTGGTCTTGGGAACGTTTAGAGATCTGGAGTGTGGTAATTAGTGGCCTGGCAGACATTGCTATGGTCATCTCCAGTGGGTTCTAATTCCTCTTATTTTCTGTGGTGCAGGGGTAGCTGTGATGAAGATGGAGAACCTTCCTGTGAACAGCCTGAGCTTGGACTTTCTAACAGAGTTTCTAATAAgcctggagaaactggagaatgACCGAGGCTGCAGAGGGGTCATCCTGACGTCAGTATGTTTACAGTGAAATGAAGATACTCTTTACAGGGCCGGTTTCAGCTGGCCAGTAGTGCCAGGTGTTGTTATGTGCAGGGTGTGAGTGCCGGACCCTGGTTTGTTCCTTTGCTTCATGCGTAGCCATATTGCTCTCTAGCAACCAGTTCAGGCGATATCAAAGCATGGCATTGGTAGGCTCTGAAGGCTGTTGCATTGAGCCATCTCTGCCTGAGGGAGGTCATTGCTACAGGGGCCTTCAAGGATGGAAGAAAATAAAGTGGGCTACAAAACGGGCTGATTTGGGAGGGAAGTACTCtgtcctctctcttttttaaattcaCCTGGCATTTTCTGGCATCAGATTTGAAATTAACCACAAGCTTTGCTAACTAAAAATAATTATTGCAAAGAAATGAATTTCCCCTTTATTTGTATGTATCTTTGTTATTTTTCTTGCTGGTAAGATCCCTTGAGTTATCCGTTTAATATAACTCTAAGGAAATTTGCAAAATATTAAAGACATTTGTTTGCACAGTTTTGTACACATGTGATCAGGTCAGGTTCTACCAGACCATGTTGCTAACAAGTTGAAAGGTCAGTCACtatatatttgatgtttttcttacaTTATTTTAGGGTGCCCCCAAAATCTTCTCAGCTGGCCTGGATATTATGGAGATGTACGGGAAGAGCGCAGAGCACTATGCAGAGTTCTGGAAAGCCGTTCAGGAGATGTGGCTCAGGCTGTACCAATCCAACATGGTGACAATAGCGGCTATCAATGCAAGTCATCTTTATACCTGACTTCATAGGAGGCTCTCAATTGTCAGTCACTTGCCTTGCTATATTGGTactgtgggggcagggacaggaaaGGAAGAAGGCTTTATGTACGAACACTAGAATGTATACAGGGACTGTGTGTGCAAAATATACATGTGTATGTTTCACATGCACCTCCACACAGAAATATGCAGGGTCCCTACTGTTGGAGGTTGGTTCTGTTCCTGATTCTCAGATATAGGCATGAATGAGAGAGATTTACACTGTCAGTTGCTCCAAGATGGTTTTGTGTATTGCAGTGGGTGGACAGCTTCCATAATGCACTGCCAGCCATACGTTGcacctgggaggtgctgagcacctcccgGTCCCTCTGGTTGAAGTGGGACTTGCTCAGCACGGCACAGGAAGCCCGAGCTCCACAGTGCCTCGCATGATTACAGCTCGCTAGCCGCCTTAGCAGCCTCTTAAAGTGACAGGTCACAACAGAATCTcctgcagggtgctggctctgatcGAATTCTTTGTTTCTGCTGCACAGACATAGCAAAGAGTGCGCCCAGCCCCAAGAAGCCGTGTCTCAGAGCGGCTTTATCCCAGATGCTGTGTGTGCGGGAGGGCTTGATGGCTAGCTGGGGAGGGCACGGTGGAAAAGGTGGCTACTTGTGGCGTTATCATGATTTTCTCCCCCATCCTGAGACCCTCCTTTCTTGGAGTCCATGAGTCCAAGGACTGTAGGGATGGGAGAGGATGGAGCACCATTCTTGCTACTTTTTGCTTTATTGTCCCCGATACAGCCCACACTTGCAAGTGGCAATCTGGTTTGGAATTCATGCTGCTTGGACTAGCATTAGGGGGAGCCGCTCTGTGgctactgctgcctagccactggGGGACATGGTCAGAGGTGGTGTCACACCTGAAGAAGCCATGTTGCCAGGCGAGGGAGAAGCTAGCAGAGCAGTGCTGAGGGGCAAGCCCGACAAGATGACAGCTCCTTAGATCCTGGGTTCTCCCTCCTTTCcagcttccctccacccccctcagctcccccaaAGCCCTCCCACTGGAGGAGACGGTTGCTCAGAAACTCCACCAAATGAGCTCAGATTTGTTTCCTGGCCTCTCTGGCTCCTTGCTAGGGTTTCTCTGCAGGAGGGGAGAAGCTATTCCTGTGTTACAAAGGGATGTAGGTTACCTTCTTGAAATGTGCTTGTGTCACATGCACAACTTCCTAGTTCCTACTTGATGAATTGAGTAAATGATTCTAGCTAACATTTGTGCTTTATTAGTTAACGTGTTACCTTGAGAGTTTGAGGGAATGAAATCCAAGGGCAGGCGTTGTGGAAGGAAGAGGTGATTGCACTCTGCTGTTAAATCCACAGCAAGGGCACTTCAGATGTCTTCTGGCATAAGTTAATATGCAGTAATTGGTTATTGTTTCTTGGGTTACACTGGCCCATCTGGTGATTTCTGTGTATTGATTGGTCACTCGCTTTTATTTTTCCACAAAATAACTGCTGGCATTGGCCATATCTCTGCGACTAGCAAGTGCTCTTGAATTTCTCTCTGAGGCTGAATGTATGAGGAAGGGAGGCAGCTAGGACTTTTTAAAAGTGACACCATCGGGTCACGTACAGTCTCAAGTGTAGGTTTCCCAAAGCGCAAGGCCAATGGCAATGTTTCCTTggagtttttaaatataaattcccctaggaaaaatatttttggttgttaaaaaaaaaaaaaaaaaccctcagcaaAACCCTACTCCACTGCGGAGTTTGCAACCCAAACAAGGCAGCCTCCTGCTAGAGCTGGAGAACCTGGCAATGACACTGATGAGGAATAGAGGTGAAATTGACTAGTTCATTTCCCAGGCTGGGAAAGTTCGAACAGTTAACAGCATaaatagctggggggggggggttaaaatagaattttaaaatgtaaaacaattAATAATATAGGGCAGGAATTGTTTTAATGCCTTTTTTTACTCTGACCATGTCCCTTCGCAGATTTATAGGGACATGACTTTAAAGCCTTATCCCCAGTGCTGTTCTGAGCACGTCCTGCATGCCATAGATGATGCTGTTATGGTGAGAGGAGATGGAGTATTTTAGAACTAGAAGCATGTTGTGGAGATTTAGCTAGACCCAGTCTCTTCCTTCCTGTGCCAGGGGTCCAGCCCGGCAGGGGGCTGTCTGATGGCCATGAGTTGTGACTACAGAATCATGGCAGAGAACCCAAAGTACAGCATTGGACTGAACGAAACGCAGCTGGGTATTGTTGCACCTTTCTGGTAAGGTTACACTGTAATCAGACAAGTGTATTTATGTGGGAGGACGGGAGCAGTGCTGCTATGAAATGTGTATTCAGAGACACCAGAGTCTCTGACAGGACAGAGTTTATTTGTATGGGGGTACCACATACAGTCCCAGCCCCATtgcgctgggtgctgtacatacacataacagagagacagtccctgccctttaGAGCTTACAATgaaagtataagacaagagaatgggtggctgcaggcagggggacCGCAAGGCAACACAGATGATACCAGTCAGTCTGCAAAGCAGCCAGCATGCTTGCCTGACCATTGCTGAGTGGTTTGAAGGTGTCCCAGCAGAGGTGAGTTCTAAAGAGGGATTGGAAGGAGGACAGGGTGGTTACTTAACATCAGCTCTTTGTTTTGCTGTCTCACTGCTTCTCTTTACACTTGCTGGTTGTTCTGTGCTTCCCCTGCCTGAGCgtttcctctcctctctcctaGGTTTAAGGATACAATGGTGAACACTATTGGAAACCGAGCTACAGAGCGTTCCCTCGAGCTGGGGCTCTTGTACTCCCCGCCTGAGGCCCATAAAATAGGCCTTGTAGATCAGTTAGTACCAGAGGAGAATATACAGAGCACGGCTGCTGCTGTGATGTCACAGTGGTTAGCTATTCCAGGTAAGAGACTTCCGGCTGCGGGATGCTGCTGCCGTTCTCTGCTCCTGTCAAAGAGCAGTGAGCTCGTGGCCAGAGTGTGCTGGTCACCTGGCGTAGCACAGTGAGAGTGATGGAGGGGAATGAGACGCAATCGGAGAGCGAGGCTTAACAGTCCCTAGTTCATCTGCATGTGGTAATGTCAGCAATATTTATCCTAGATTGATTAAAAAGGAGGCAGAATAgtattggaccagatcctctaGCAAACCTCTGAGAAACCCTGGGCTGGCAAGGTCCCAGAGGGAAGGTGAACTGCAGAGAGACCCAGGCAATTGGACTATAACAGTTCAGTGCAGCCTCTGGAACCAACTAGAACAGTCCAGCTTGTAAGCACCTATGGGAGAATCCAGTGCCAAACAGCCTGGCATGGTTTGTTTCTAGTGAGCTCAAGGGGCCCCTTGGCTATCTTTGGAGAAGTTATCAAGTTCATGACCAGagacagctcccactgaaatgagtTGTAAAGCTGCTATTGGCTCCCATGAGATCAGGAATAAAGGCAGTGCAATGAGCATACTGGGGTTGAGATGCCATGGATGGCAGGCCAGCCAGTTCCACCTGGCTAGCGTGGGGTTCAGACACGGTTTCACAGAGCTGACGCTGCCGTAAGGCCAGTGAGCCACTGCTGGGCTAGGACAGTGCATGGAGGGGGAAGAAATTCGAAGCTCGCTGTATGACTTGGCTCGTGTATGAATGGTGGCAATTTTCAGCTCAGCATGCAACGAGCCAGTGTGAGGGGCAAGTGCTGTCCTATGCCTGAAAGCCGTTGGGTGGGATTTAACACAGATCTGAGCATTTGAAACAGAAGCTGCCCAGCCGACAGGAGATGCGCTCTGCATGTGCCTGCTACTCGGGGAATGGACTGAGAGACCAAAACCAAGTCTGGgccttcccagcccctctcccctgacACATTACACCCAGCTCTTATGTATCGTTGGATCTCACATTCCATTCCCAATTCCTTTGCCTTCTAGAACCTTTGTAATCTGGGACTGACAGGCAGGTGCCCAGGATGCTCCCACACATCCTTGGCTTGGGAGCAGGTCCCCAAGCATCTCTTGGGCCCTGCACTCTCAGGATGGGAGGATGTCGGGATGCCCATCAGTCCCTGGCCCCTTATTCCAGAGGGGAGCAAGTCACCAGTCCCTTCTTGTCTGGCTTCCTGGAGGCTCCAGTGCAGATCTTGCAATCCCCACACTAGGGCCCTGACCCAGTACTGATCCTTGAAATTCATGTGTACTAGAGTATGTGCTACACAGGGGCCGTGGTGGGTTATCACTCAGAGGAGCCTCCAGTATATGTGTGGGCAGCTGATCTGTTTCTTTCCCAGATTTGTTCTTGCACAAATACCTGGAAAATGAAATGCGTGTTGCACTAATGCACTCTCTTGTGTTGCACCAGTAAAACGAAAGGCAGACCATGCTAGAATGACAGTGCTTGCTCTGTATAATGCTGCTGGCAGAGCTAACTTGCATTTACTGACTTTAACTGAGCAATCAGACCCTCATGAGAACACTTATTTCATTACAGTCTCTTAATCAATGTGCATTATAGCAATTGGACACTGGTGCAGGAAAGGCAAATGTGTTGGATATTCCTAACCAAACAGCACAAGCAAGTAAATTCTGCTCTGGTGACTGCTCTGCTTTTCAGAGCCAGGTTCACTTCTGCACATCGCTTTTTACAAGAGCTCCATACAAATAGGAGTGGGTTCAGTGGAGAGGAAAGGCTGGAAGAATAATTGCTCTGAGGAAAGCTTTAAAAGCATGTAGGGTCTTAGAGGAAAGGTATgaagcagagcaggggagggctggaCAGCTTTGGAAACAGAGGTGGTGGGCTGCCATCCGGACCCTGCTGCAGTTTGGTTTATGCAACTGGTGGCAGACAAGCATTGTGTGCTCTCTAACTTTGGTTGATCTGTTCCTCACTTGAGAGCTTACTCTTCCCTTTGCTGTGTGCCTGAGCCAGAGATTCCCCACTGGAGGGCTCCTTGGCCGTGCTCCTGAGGATCTCTCCTGATGGGGATGTGGCTGGTCGTGTCGTGGAGAATGTCTGTGCTCTGGGATAGGCTTCGGGAGAGTTTCTGTGACTGAAACGACTTATGTTCATAATAGCACCTGCCAGCCAAGGCTCTCACAGTGAGTGCAGCAGTGGCTAATGCAAGACCAAAGCTGTCCTGGAAGTGAGGTGTATGGAGAGTGTCCATAGTGTGGTGGGGATGGACTTCCTTAATACATAATTACATTCTCTGTGTTTGGAACTCAGGGCCGTGTCCTCacacagctgatgtaaactggtgcaGATTCCCTGAAGTCCATGGAGCAATGCTGAATGTCACCAGCTGGGAAACTggctttattgtgctgttctggGAGCTGAATCAGAGGACATGCCCCAGGGGATGGGGCAGTTAACGTTTGTTCATGGTGGTATCACTTGTGTCAAACAGTGTTGACAAAGGGCattgatttttaaggccagaagggaccactgtaatcttctagtctgatctcctgtacagcACGGGCCAGAGAAGTTCACCTGGTTATCCCTGCACTGAGTCCATCACAGGTGTTTGACagaagcatcttccagaaaggagTCCAGTCTGGCTTCAGGGacaccaagagatggagaatccaccactttccttgggagGTTGCTGtggtggttaatcaccctcattgttaaaaaattTGTGCCTTGTTTCCAATTTGcctttgtctggcttcagcttccagctcttGGTTCTTGCTCTGTCATTCCCTGTTAGAATCAAGAGTGTGTTAGGACCCAGTATTCTTTTCCTCAGGAAGGTAATTACACCCCGTGGTCCTACTACTGACAGGTGGACCTCTGGCTGTAATGTACACTGACCCTGCTCGGCcaacatgctctctctctctactccaCAGACCATGCCCGTCAGATCACCAAGTCCATGATGAGGAAGCCGACTGTGGACCGTCTGCTCGCCCACCGTGAATCTGACATTCAGAACTTTGTCAGCTTCATCACGAAAGACTCCATTCAAAAGTCTCTCCAGATGTACATGGAGATGCTAAagcagaggagaggctgaggaagcGTCCTGTCCCGACATGGAGTCGCTGGCGTGGAAGACTGAAGAGCCATATGCCAACCTGTGAACACTCTGCAATAgccttagatttttaaaatgaaatatttttctgtgTAATCGATCCGATTTATCCTGGCTGTCACCTTAGCCTCCTGTTTCTAGCCCTTTCACGCTAGTGACCTGTCTTATGGTGCCTTATACTGATGCCTTCTTCCTGAAGGGTCTGCAGGAAATGTTTGATTGGAtgatccaaataaataaatgagtgGTCAGCCCGTTGCTACTGTGAAATATCATCCGCTGGCATGGCTGGGGTCTCCTGGAGCTCAGATATTTGCCTTCCAAAAAGCGTGAATGTTAAAAATGTGAATTGTCAATAAAATGTCTTGAAAGGAGGACAATTGAGAGAGGGACACTTTATTTTCCACATGGGCTGTGTCTGTCCATACTGGGCACTAACTAAACGTTACAGCTCCTCCAGGCTGGGGAGTGTGACTGTAACAGCCAggtggtgttagggggcttattccttcacccacttacttccctggtctttctcgcatgaacagagagcaacaatacccaaagtccaaaggtgcaaacaattcaatgtttattgaggtgaacttccagcaagcatgattccagtttccttccttagtgtcccccttcccagctctgacaccacagagccttaaacctgtgtccttgttcccattcctgtccttagccaaacatgattccaatttccccacccccattccctgttcccatttccccaccccacttcctgattgactgcagactatattgtaaaacttgagttctgcttagctataccttaaccaatcattttcctgaaatttaactaaccaatcctaacatattgtaacatgattatgtaaccagttatatcccaccaccttaatta
The nucleotide sequence above comes from Natator depressus isolate rNatDep1 chromosome 10, rNatDep2.hap1, whole genome shotgun sequence. Encoded proteins:
- the ECI1 gene encoding enoyl-CoA delta isomerase 1, mitochondrial translates to MAAVGLTFVRRLLRSGPRPGLCGAGGREPGAAPRRAIGHGRVAVELDSSAGVAVMKMENLPVNSLSLDFLTEFLISLEKLENDRGCRGVILTSGAPKIFSAGLDIMEMYGKSAEHYAEFWKAVQEMWLRLYQSNMVTIAAINGSSPAGGCLMAMSCDYRIMAENPKYSIGLNETQLGIVAPFWFKDTMVNTIGNRATERSLELGLLYSPPEAHKIGLVDQLVPEENIQSTAAAVMSQWLAIPDHARQITKSMMRKPTVDRLLAHRESDIQNFVSFITKDSIQKSLQMYMEMLKQRRG